CCCCACCCATTCTGATCACTGGGGAGACGGGAACCGGAAAGGGGTTGGTGGCGCGCACATTACACCGCCAAAGCCGGCGCGCGTCACGCGCCTTCATCGAGATCAACTGCACGGCGCTACCCGCCACGTTGATGGAGGCCGAGCTGTTCGGCTACGAGCGGGGGGCGTTTACGGACGCCAAGGAATCAAAGATGGGCCTATTCGAGGCCGCTGATGGGGGGTTCCTCTACCTGGACGAGGTGGGGGACACCGAACTCCCCCTTCAAGGCAAGCTACTTCGAGCCGTCGAGGAGGGGGTGATCCGACGGGTCGGGGGGCTACGGGATCGACGGGTCGATGTCAACATTGTTGCCGCCACCCATCGGGATCTTGAACACGAGGTCAAGGCCGCCAGATTCAGGAAGGACCTGTACTATCGGCTCGCCGTCATCACCATCGATCTTCCGCCACTTCGCGAGCGAGGCGAAGATATCCTGATGCTCGCCACCCACTTCCTGGAGACATTCAACGCCAAGTACGGTAAGGTGATCCGAGCGATCGACGACAGGGCGGCCCGCATTCTGTGCGAGTATCCCTGGCCCGGCAACATTCGAGAACTGAGCCACGTGATCGAGCGGGCGGTCCTGTGGAGCCGCGGGGAACGTCTGTCGGTCGAACAGCTCTCCCTGACCCCCTCACCGCAGACCACGCCGCCTGGCGCCCTGCCTGCTGCTGATCTTGCCCAAGAGCCACTCCCCCCTGGGGGGATCGACCTGGTTGCGTGGGAGCGGTCGTTGGTTGAACAGGCGTTAAAGGAAAGTGGCGGCAATAAGACGAAGGCGGCCAAGCTACTCCACCTCAGTCGGGATACCCTCCGCTATCGGCTGAAGAAGTTCGGCCTATCCTGGCCCTGATTCGTTCTCAGGCCTTCGATCAAGGGAGAACTGGTTTGTCGGACACACCTGACACGCAGAGGGGGAAAAAGAGAATGGATACCGACGCCCTTGTCATGGGAGGTTTGACGATCCTGATGGTCGTGTGGGCCTTTACGAGAGGGAAAGATGTGCCGTTACGGGGCCTTCAGGCAGGGTTGGGGATGCTCCGGGAGGTCTGGCTTCCACTGTTGTTCGGCTTCTGTCTGGCCGGTCTCTTCGAGGTGCTCGTCCCACGGGAATTGCTCGTCAAATGGATGGGCGAAGAGTCCGGCTTTCAGGGCATCCTGCTCGGGTGGCTGGTAGGCCTACTGATGCCCGGCGGGCCGTATGTCGTCTTCCCTGTGGCCGCCTCGCTCTTGAAGGAGGGGGTAGGGGTCGGACCGTTGCTCACCTTCATCACCGCCAAGTCGCTCCTCTCGCCGATACGGATGTTTACCTGGGAAGTCCCATTCCTTGGCTGGGCCTTTGTCACGGCCAGGACGGTTCCGAGCCTACTCCTGCCCCCGATCGTCGGTATTATCGGCCAGCGCCTCTTCGCCCTGTTCCCCCGATTGTAACTTGGCACCCAGGACACACCCATGACATGGCAACCCCTGCGCACTCGGGAGACAGCAGGCCAGGGTGATGACGTGAGGACTGCGTCGGAGCAGCCATGCGACATGGCTCAGGACAGGCCGCATGAGGAGCCGGTGAGGCTGCCCATCGAGGACGTCCTCGACCTGCACGCCTTTGCGCCAAAAGAGATCACCTCGGTGGTCGAAGAGTATTTGTGGCAGTGTCGTCAGGCGGGGCTGTTAGAGGTTCGGGTGATTCACGGGAAGGGAACCGGTACGCAGCGGGCGATCGTCAGGCGACTTCTGACGAACCATCCCGATGTCCTGTCCTGTGCCGATGCGCCGCTACAGGCCGGAGGTTGGGGGGCGACAGTGGTCCGTCTTAAGCCGTTCGGCAGTTAGCGCAAGTTCTCGCAGAAGTGCGCGAAGAGGATCCTGGCTCGCCGGTTGAGTGCGTCGATTCTGGCTGGAAGCTGTTCAAGGATCGTATCGGGCCGGATATAGTCCTTGACCCCATCCAGCTCCTGCGCAAAGATCCTGACCCAGTCGGAGGCCATCGACGACGTAATCTCGAGGTGAAACAGCAGACCGTAGACGTTGCGACCGATCGAAAAGGCCTGACACTTATAGAGCGCCGACCTGGCAAGGTTGACTGCGCCAGGCGGCGTATCGAAATACTCGCCGTGCCACTCGAACACCTCAATCGACTCTGGGAACCCACCGAACAGCCGATCGTACCGCGCCGCCATAGTGAGCTGGATCGGGTACCAGCCAATCTCCTTGCGCGGCCCCAGGCGGATCATCCCGCCGGCCGCCTTGGCGATGAGCTGTGAGCCGAGGCAAATGCCCAATGTGGGAAAATCGCGCTCCAGCGCCTCTTTTAGGAGTCGATCCTCTTCCCTCAACCACGGGTAATCCGCTTCGTCATTGACACTCATCGGCCCGCCCATGACCAGCAGCCCGGAAAACGGCGACAGATCCTCCGGCGCCCGATCGCCCTCGTACAACCTCACCGTCTCCACCGGCCGCTTCTGCGCCTGGAGCACCTCAAGGAAAATACCGGGGGTCTCGCATCCGATGTGCTGGAACACCAAGAGTGGTTTCACGCACTGCTCTCCCTACCTTAGTTGACCGTACCTAGGTTCGCCATGGGTGATCTGGAAGATCGGACAGTCCGACAACCTCAACACCGGCCTTTGCGACAAGATGATCATTCTCAACCGAACTGCCGCTCACGCCAATCCCTCCGATAAGGACGCCTTCTCTGTTCACAATGGGAAGTCCTCCAGGAAAAGTAATTAATCCTTCATTGGAGTGCTCAATCCCAAACAGCGGACCAGCGGGCTGAGAGAGCTTGCCGATCTGTCCCGTTGGCATCCCGAAGAAACAGGCGGTCTTGGCCTTTTTGATCGCAATGTCGATACTTCCGACCCAGGCATCATTCATCCGCGCAAAGGCTTTCAGACTGGCCCCGGAATCCACGACTGCAATACACATCTGGGTGCCGATTTCCTCTGCTTTCTTGATGGCGGCCTCAACAGCCTGCTGCGCCTCTTCAAAAGTCACATGCATCGTCTTCTCCTTCCATTGGGGTTATTCTCAGAACCACCCACGGTACTTGAAATATACTCCCATCGCCACTCCAACGGCAATCATCGTCAGCAACGCATACATCCAGCCGAGTGAACTTTCGAGCCAGGGCAGGTTGGGAAAATTCATTCCAAAGAAGCCGGTAATGAGCAGGAAAGGAATGGCTACGGTTGCCCAGAAGGTCAGGCTCTTCATGATTTCATTGGTATGATTGGCGGTGGCGGAAAGATGGACGTCAAGCACGCCGGTGAGGATGTCGCGATAGGTTTCAGCAAAATCAAGAGCACGGACGATGTGGTCGTAGATATTGCGGAAATACGGCTGTTGCGAACGGAACCATGGTTCGGTGCGGTAGAGAAGATGATTAATCGCTTCGCGCCCAGCCAGGGCCACGCGGCGGAAATCAATCAACGCGCGGCGGAGCGCAAAGATATCTGCCAGCAGCCGGGGCGTGGGATTCTCGAGGATCTGCTCCTCGATTTGCTCGATGCGGTCCTCCACGGTGTCGAGCACGGGCAGATACTGGTCGGCCATGAAGTCGAGCATGGACTGAAACAGGCGGCCTGGATGGGCCATCGTGGGGTCGGAGCGAAATTTCGGCAGCACGGCCGCCACGGTGCGGCTGGGCGTGGGGCCTTCGCGGACGCTCACCAGAAAATTCTTGCCGACAAAGAAATCAATCTCGCCAAACCAGCACTCCTGTTTCTCCGGGTTAAAGTGAATGGAGTTGAAAATCACGAACAGGTGGCCGTCATACTCTTCGAGCTTAGCGCGCTGGCGGTGATTGCGGCAGTCCTCGATGGCCAACTCGTGCAGGCCAAGCTGAGCGGCCAGCTCGTCAAGCGCAGGGCCCTTGGGGTCGTCCACGTGATACCAGCAGAAGCCATTGCGCTCCCCGATCAGGCAGGAGGCAGCAGCAGAATCAGTCATCTTTGTCCCGTGAGTTCCTTGTTATTCATAAGGCTCTTCCGTATCTTGTGTGGGTGAACTCTATTCCGATGCGTTCCCGGGTATGGCAGGACGCCATCACTCTCTCGCCTCTCGGAGCGACCCTTCCGGTTGCGGACGGGCGGCAGCCTTCGGACATTCCCTCGCAGACTCGGTCAGTTTCCGGGTTCCTTCCCGGCCGCGACTCGCTGGGTCCCCGCTCCTCCGGCGACGTTCGTGCCGGCTCCTGCCATACCCACGCGATGTCGGAAGAGGCGTTAATATTGTGCTTCTTCTTGATTTATCGCCGAACGGATAGGATTAACCCGCCACAATCGGGCGTCACCGCGCCGTCGCGTCTAGTGCGTGTTGGGCGGTATCGCCATCACGGCTTACGGACCACCACATTGCATCAAGGTGAACACGTGGCATACCTCTCTTTGCCGCTTCGGCTGCAGCTACCTGTTGGAATGCTGCGCTGAGCGATGGCGTCACGTGTTTCACTCCAGGCCACGGCGGTAGGACGCCTCGACCTGCAATACACCTGAGATGCTTTGCTGTAAACGAATCAAGAGGCAACTCAAAAAGCGCCTCTTGGATTCGAAGAGAGCACGTAGATTCGAGGTAAGTCGTGTACAGGCAATCGCGAAGAAAAATATTCAAGACCTTTCTCGCGATACCCCAGTGTCGCGCCTCGCGCGGCAACACAGCTCGCAATGCTTCAGTGGACTGATCCAGAGCCTCACCAAACGGTATCCGCGTATTCGGCCCGAACAATGCCAGATCGAGAGTCCTCAGAAAAGCGCGCGACGCAGCGACGGTACCGGCATTCCCCCGACCGCGAACTGTTGACGCGCCCACAGCAATGCGAGCTGCTCGACTTTGGATAGCTTGAAGAACTTCGCCCTCGGTCATAAATCGCGGCTGCAACGAATGCAGCCCAATTATTGATTAGCCTAGCCAGGCTATCAGCATTGGGCTGGGGCTAGTTACGTCCCTGGAACTCCAGCGATTGCCGCGATTCTCCAGCCGTTCTAGGAACTTGTCAAGGGTTTCCATGGAACACGTCTGTTGCGTTATCGCGTCTTGCGTATGCTCCATCTCAAGGCCCCGGTAGTGGGTGTAGGTCGGGTTAGGCCATTAAGGCCGTAACCCGACGGCTCGCAGGAGGATGTCGGGTTACGCTACGCTAACCCGACCTACGCTGAAGATGCTGCACCGCATTATGCACCTATCGATTTTCGTGCGCCGTGGTACGGCACCGCGCGAGCCCTTGACATGCGAGTGGAAATCGATTGCCGATCACGAGGAACATGTTAGGATGGGGCAACGGGAGGCTAGGAAACATTGTGAAGATTGGAAGCAACGCAATGGCACGACCACCAGTGAAGGGCGCCCTCATCCATTACCACGAGATCGCCCTCAAGGGGAAAAACCGGGGCTTCTTTCTGAAGCAGCTTGAGGCCAATCTGCAGCTCGCCACGAGTGATCTCGACTGTGGCCCGCTCCGGCGGCCTGCCGGTCGGCTGTTTCTCACAATGGGCGAGGAGACCTCGTGGGAAGCCCTACGGCAGCGGCTAAGCCGGGTCTTTGGGATTGCGAATTTTTCCCCCGCCTTCACGATGGCGCCCAACCTGGAGATGCTCGCGAAGCAGATCGAAGAGGAAATCTCTGGCCGTTCATTTCGGAGCTTTCGCGTGGCGGCCCGCCGTGCCTTCAAGACCTTTCCGCAGACCTCTCAGGAGATCAACGAGATGATCGGGGCTAGGGTAAAGCACATCTCTGGCGCCAGCGTCGATCTCACCAATCCGGACCTGACCATCTACATTGAGCTACTACCCGCAGAGGCCTTTGTCTATTTCGAGAAGCTCTCGGGTCCTGGGGGCCTGCCGGTGGGAACTAGCGGGACTGTCGCGTGTCTGCTATCAGGCGGGATCGATTCGCCGGTTGCGGCCTATCGGATGATGAGACGGGGCTGTCGTGTCGTCTTCGTCCACTTCCATAGCCAGCCGTTTGCCGACCGAACCTCACAAGAAAAGGCAATCGAGCTGGTGCGGCTCCTTACCCGGTACCAGTTCGCCTCGCGCCTCTACCTGGTCCCCTTCGGTGAAATCCAGCAGGAGGTGGTCTCTCGCGTGACGGGGCGCCTGAGGGTCCTTGTGTATCGACGGCTGATGCTGCGGATCGCCGAACAGATCGGCATAAAGGAAGGCGCCCAAGCCCTGGTAACTGGCGAAAGTCTCGGTCAGGTGTCGTCACAAACCATTGAAAATATCGCTACCATCGAACAGGCATCCACCCTGCTGATTCTTCGGCCCTTGATCGGAATGGACAAGGACGAGATCACAGTGCAGGCGCAGCAGATTGGTTGTTACGATGTCTCTATCATCCCCGACCAAGACTGCTGTTCGATGTTTCTGCCAAGGCAGGTGGCAACGCGCACGACTCACCACGAGGTCGAATTCGCCGAGCGCCCCCTTGACCTGGAGCGACTCGTGGCGCAGGGACTCTCTCCTGCACACTCGCTCGAGCTGTCGTTTCCCGGTCGGTAGGGGCACGTTGCAACGCGCCCCTACTTCTTCGGCTGATACTTCGGAACCGCCACTGCGCGGATGAAGGCGATGGTGTCCTTGATCTCCTTGTCGTTAAGCATGTTGCTGTAGCCGGTCATCAGCGGGCTTAGCTTCTCGGCTGCGCTGCCATTCTTGATAACATTGGTCAATTGCGCGTCGGTTCTGGCATTCATATACGTACCGTCCGCAAAGTTCCGCGGCTTGGGATTCAGAGAGGCGGCTGCCAACCCGTCTCCCTTACCCGTTGGACCATGACACGGAGCACAGAAGGTCATATACTTCTCGGGAGCCTTGGGTTCGATATTCGCTGACGCGGCTGCTTCGGCCCCTACTGCGGAGCTTACGATCAAAGCAGTTAACAGCATCACTTGCACGATCGCTTTTCTCGCCATCGCTACCTCCTGTGAAGTGGTTTTCCACTCATCGCATACAATACGTAACTCACATCTTATCGAATTCTGCGCTCCAGATGTCCCTCTGTCAAGAGGAAGTTGACCCATCCTTGAGAAGCCCAAAATCTGTTGACTTTTCATGTGATTCCGGCTAGGTTGAGCCCGATTCGGGTATTGCTTGGTAATGTAGAGAGAGAGGCACGATGACGTACGCCTATTTCAAAGGGCAGTTCGTTTCGCTTGATCAAGCGAAGGTCAGCATCCAGAACAATACCTTCCAGTATGGAACCGGCATCTTTGAGGGAATCCGAGCCTACTGGAACCCGGATGAGGGACAGCTTTATGTGTTCCGCATGGAAGAACACTACGTCCGACTGCTCAGGAACTGCAGGGTCCTAAAGCTCACAATCGGTAAGGACGAGAAGGAGTTATCGGAAATCACCCTCGAATTGCTCAAGAAGAATTATCCCGAAACCGACACCTATATCCGGCCGATTGCGTATGTCGATTCTGATGGGATCGGTCCAAAATTTATCGGCTATTCGACCGGTTTCGCCATGTACACCCTCCCGCTTGGCGACTACATCAATGTCTCAAGCGGAATCAAGGTAGGTTTCTCATCCTGGCGCCGGATCAACGATAACAGCATCCCGGCCCGTTGCAAGGTGACCGGCGGCTATGTCAACTCCGCCCTCGCCAAGACCGAGGCGCTCGAACATGGCTACGATGAGGCGATCTTCCTCACCGAGAAGGGCTTTATCTCTGAAGGATCAGCGGAGAATATCTTTCTTGTCAGGGGGGGAAAGTTGATCACGCCTGCCCTGTCCGAGGATATCCTGGAAGGGATCACGCGCGAAACAGTGATCGAGCTGGCTCGGGAGGAGTTGGGCATCGAGACGATCGAGCGGCCCATCGGGAGGACGGAACTGTACGTCGCCGATGAGGCGTTTCTCTGCGGGACGGGCGCCCAGGTCTCGCCGATGATCGAGGCGGATAAGCGAC
The sequence above is drawn from the Candidatus Methylomirabilis tolerans genome and encodes:
- a CDS encoding sigma-54 dependent transcriptional regulator; this encodes MNPSTLLIVDDERTLARSIKLFMSEQGYEAEVAENADKALDLLDRLRPDLVFLDVCLPGLSGIELLKRIKEFDRNIAVIVMTAYSSIEGAVEAVKLGAFDYIKKPVDLDELKLLADRACESSRLRQELSYYRERDVRELPFMGIIGKCNAIREIIARIRQIAALEEPPPILITGETGTGKGLVARTLHRQSRRASRAFIEINCTALPATLMEAELFGYERGAFTDAKESKMGLFEAADGGFLYLDEVGDTELPLQGKLLRAVEEGVIRRVGGLRDRRVDVNIVAATHRDLEHEVKAARFRKDLYYRLAVITIDLPPLRERGEDILMLATHFLETFNAKYGKVIRAIDDRAARILCEYPWPGNIRELSHVIERAVLWSRGERLSVEQLSLTPSPQTTPPGALPAADLAQEPLPPGGIDLVAWERSLVEQALKESGGNKTKAAKLLHLSRDTLRYRLKKFGLSWP
- a CDS encoding permease, encoding MDTDALVMGGLTILMVVWAFTRGKDVPLRGLQAGLGMLREVWLPLLFGFCLAGLFEVLVPRELLVKWMGEESGFQGILLGWLVGLLMPGGPYVVFPVAASLLKEGVGVGPLLTFITAKSLLSPIRMFTWEVPFLGWAFVTARTVPSLLLPPIVGIIGQRLFALFPRL
- a CDS encoding Smr/MutS family protein; the protein is MAQDRPHEEPVRLPIEDVLDLHAFAPKEITSVVEEYLWQCRQAGLLEVRVIHGKGTGTQRAIVRRLLTNHPDVLSCADAPLQAGGWGATVVRLKPFGS
- a CDS encoding type 1 glutamine amidotransferase, encoding MKPLLVFQHIGCETPGIFLEVLQAQKRPVETVRLYEGDRAPEDLSPFSGLLVMGGPMSVNDEADYPWLREEDRLLKEALERDFPTLGICLGSQLIAKAAGGMIRLGPRKEIGWYPIQLTMAARYDRLFGGFPESIEVFEWHGEYFDTPPGAVNLARSALYKCQAFSIGRNVYGLLFHLEITSSMASDWVRIFAQELDGVKDYIRPDTILEQLPARIDALNRRARILFAHFCENLR
- a CDS encoding heme-binding protein; translation: MHVTFEEAQQAVEAAIKKAEEIGTQMCIAVVDSGASLKAFARMNDAWVGSIDIAIKKAKTACFFGMPTGQIGKLSQPAGPLFGIEHSNEGLITFPGGLPIVNREGVLIGGIGVSGSSVENDHLVAKAGVEVVGLSDLPDHPWRT
- the corA gene encoding magnesium/cobalt transporter CorA, translated to MTDSAAASCLIGERNGFCWYHVDDPKGPALDELAAQLGLHELAIEDCRNHRQRAKLEEYDGHLFVIFNSIHFNPEKQECWFGEIDFFVGKNFLVSVREGPTPSRTVAAVLPKFRSDPTMAHPGRLFQSMLDFMADQYLPVLDTVEDRIEQIEEQILENPTPRLLADIFALRRALIDFRRVALAGREAINHLLYRTEPWFRSQQPYFRNIYDHIVRALDFAETYRDILTGVLDVHLSATANHTNEIMKSLTFWATVAIPFLLITGFFGMNFPNLPWLESSLGWMYALLTMIAVGVAMGVYFKYRGWF
- the thiI gene encoding tRNA 4-thiouridine(8) synthase ThiI is translated as MARPPVKGALIHYHEIALKGKNRGFFLKQLEANLQLATSDLDCGPLRRPAGRLFLTMGEETSWEALRQRLSRVFGIANFSPAFTMAPNLEMLAKQIEEEISGRSFRSFRVAARRAFKTFPQTSQEINEMIGARVKHISGASVDLTNPDLTIYIELLPAEAFVYFEKLSGPGGLPVGTSGTVACLLSGGIDSPVAAYRMMRRGCRVVFVHFHSQPFADRTSQEKAIELVRLLTRYQFASRLYLVPFGEIQQEVVSRVTGRLRVLVYRRLMLRIAEQIGIKEGAQALVTGESLGQVSSQTIENIATIEQASTLLILRPLIGMDKDEITVQAQQIGCYDVSIIPDQDCCSMFLPRQVATRTTHHEVEFAERPLDLERLVAQGLSPAHSLELSFPGR
- a CDS encoding c-type cytochrome is translated as MARKAIVQVMLLTALIVSSAVGAEAAASANIEPKAPEKYMTFCAPCHGPTGKGDGLAAASLNPKPRNFADGTYMNARTDAQLTNVIKNGSAAEKLSPLMTGYSNMLNDKEIKDTIAFIRAVAVPKYQPKK
- a CDS encoding branched-chain amino acid transaminase: MTYAYFKGQFVSLDQAKVSIQNNTFQYGTGIFEGIRAYWNPDEGQLYVFRMEEHYVRLLRNCRVLKLTIGKDEKELSEITLELLKKNYPETDTYIRPIAYVDSDGIGPKFIGYSTGFAMYTLPLGDYINVSSGIKVGFSSWRRINDNSIPARCKVTGGYVNSALAKTEALEHGYDEAIFLTEKGFISEGSAENIFLVRGGKLITPALSEDILEGITRETVIELAREELGIETIERPIGRTELYVADEAFLCGTGAQVSPMIEADKRPLGTGRIGPITSKIQALYFDVVKGKQKKYAHWLTPVY